The genomic region TGGCCGTAGAGCCCGCCGAGCCCGGCCGCCCCCACCTGGTACACATGACGCAGCGCCGCCCCGTCTTCGGGCAGGTGCACGATGCCGCCGAGGTGCTGCCCATGTTCGGCCTCACGCCCGCCGACCTGCTGCCCGGAACTGTGGTGCAAACCGTGAGCACCGGCACCCCGCAGCTGATGGTGCCCCTGCGCGACGCCGCCACCCTGCGCCGGGCGCACCTGGCCCAGCCCGAGGCGCTGCTGGCCTACCGGCAGACCACCGGCTTTTTTAGCTCCCACCTGTTTTGCCTGGAAGGCGCCACGCCGGCGGGCCGCACGTTTGCGCGCCATATCTGCACCCCGCCCGATGTGCTGGAAGACCCCGTTACGGGCTCGGCTACCGGCGGCATGGCGGCCTACCTCTGGCACTACGGCCTGCTGGATTCGCCGGCGTTTCTGGCCGAACAGGGCCACTGGCTGGGCCGCCCCGGCACGGTGCAGGTGCTGGTGCAGGGCCCCCCAACTGATATTGAAGCAGTACGCATCAGCGGGACGGGCGTGGTGGTGCTGGAAGGACGCCTCACGCTGTAGCGCAGCGGTTTTACCCGTGCTGGCACAGGCACCGCAACCACGGCCGCCATTTGGCAGTTATACCCGGGCACGTCCGGCAGGGCGCTGCATTCCCTTTTTTGCGCTGCTTATGCCCGAATTACCCGAGGTAGAAACCTACCGCCGCTTCCTCGACGACCTGGTGGTGGCCCAGACCATCACGGCGCTGGAAGTGAAAGACGCCAAAGTGCTGGCCACCGACGAAGACACCCTGCGCCGCGCCCTCACCGGCCGCACCATCACGCATACCAGCCGCCTGGGCAAAAACTGCTTTCTACACCTCGATGACGACCGGGTGCTGGTACTGCACTTCGGCATGACCGGCGACGTGGGCGCCTACCGCGACGAGCCGGACGCCCCGCGTTTTACCCGCTTGGCCCTGCACTTAGCCGACGGCCTGCGCATTGCGTTTGTGGATGCGCGTAAGTTTGGCCGTATCCGGCTGGTAGAGGGCGTGGCGCAGTACCAGAAAGCCAAGAAGCTGGGCCCCGATGCCCTGGATATTACGGCTGCCCAGCTGCAGCAGGCCCTGGGCGCGCGTAAGCCCATGATCAAGCCGCTGCTGCTGGACCAGAGCATCACGGCTGGCCTCGGAAATTGGATTGTAGACGAAGTGCTGTTCCAGGCGCGTGTACATCCGGAGCGTCGAGCACACACGCTCAGCACCACCGAGTTTGAGGCCCTACACGCGGCTATCCAGCTGGTGCTCAGCACGGCTATCCGGCACGAAGCCACGTACCGGTATTTCCCGGCTTCGTTCCTGATTCATGCCCGCGAATGGGACGACTCAGCCACTCCAGGCACGAATAACCATATTTTCTGCCCGCGTCATCCAAAAATTGAAATAGCAAAAAGCTACGTAGGTGGGCGGGCTACCTACT from Hymenobacter canadensis harbors:
- a CDS encoding PhzF family phenazine biosynthesis protein, with product MPVYPFLLVDAFTETALGGNSCAVVLDADNLTADQMQRLAQEFNQPETAFVRHSATADFAVRYFTPAEEIPLAGHPTIATLTALLHTGRLPRPTHATPLTLELLHGPIAVAVEPAEPGRPHLVHMTQRRPVFGQVHDAAEVLPMFGLTPADLLPGTVVQTVSTGTPQLMVPLRDAATLRRAHLAQPEALLAYRQTTGFFSSHLFCLEGATPAGRTFARHICTPPDVLEDPVTGSATGGMAAYLWHYGLLDSPAFLAEQGHWLGRPGTVQVLVQGPPTDIEAVRISGTGVVVLEGRLTL
- the mutM gene encoding DNA-formamidopyrimidine glycosylase, giving the protein MPELPEVETYRRFLDDLVVAQTITALEVKDAKVLATDEDTLRRALTGRTITHTSRLGKNCFLHLDDDRVLVLHFGMTGDVGAYRDEPDAPRFTRLALHLADGLRIAFVDARKFGRIRLVEGVAQYQKAKKLGPDALDITAAQLQQALGARKPMIKPLLLDQSITAGLGNWIVDEVLFQARVHPERRAHTLSTTEFEALHAAIQLVLSTAIRHEATYRYFPASFLIHAREWDDSATPGTNNHIFCPRHPKIEIAKSYVGGRATYYCPKCQPPPPASE